The following proteins come from a genomic window of Pararhodobacter sp.:
- a CDS encoding DUF6473 family protein: MTSHLSRRVLDRLLAPIAQVEGVDYHLNDPSLLEGASQALAFALVLPPVGNLSNPFYSVHPRRNDRFVTARPALKSLFPDVDFATMSFTGHVLGTLAATCSVRYTEVRRVISAVWVARMQDLLQHLPTQGALIDLPTPSWLQRPLIPSEGRRRVQIDTDDRATGAETLRSALVTRRA, encoded by the coding sequence ATGACATCGCATCTGTCGCGGCGCGTTCTGGATCGGCTTCTGGCTCCCATCGCGCAAGTCGAGGGGGTGGACTACCATCTCAACGACCCTTCGCTGCTTGAGGGGGCGTCGCAGGCCTTGGCCTTTGCGCTCGTGCTGCCGCCAGTGGGCAATCTCAGCAATCCGTTTTACTCGGTGCATCCGCGCCGGAACGATCGGTTTGTGACCGCCCGACCTGCGCTCAAGTCCTTGTTTCCTGACGTCGATTTTGCAACCATGTCGTTCACGGGGCACGTCCTGGGAACCTTGGCGGCCACCTGCTCGGTGCGCTACACCGAGGTGCGCCGCGTGATCTCGGCGGTCTGGGTGGCACGGATGCAGGACCTGCTGCAACACCTGCCGACGCAGGGCGCGCTGATTGATCTGCCGACGCCGTCGTGGTTGCAGCGCCCGCTGATCCCCAGCGAGGGGCGACGCCGGGTGCAGATCGACACCGATGATCGCGCGACGGGGGCCGAAACGCTGCGTTCGGCGCTGGTGACGCGTCGTGCCTGA